In one Streptomyces venezuelae genomic region, the following are encoded:
- a CDS encoding sugar porter family MFS transporter, with protein sequence MTSTSQAPQSGAREAHPDHLGHVIFITAAAAMGGFLFGYDSSVINGATVAIQHRFDVDANMLGWIIATALLGCAVGAAVAGRIADRIGRIRCMQIAAVLFAASAVGSALPFAAWDLTVWRLIGGIGIGMASVIGPAYIAEVAPPAYRGRLASFQQAAIVIGIAVSQLVNWGILNMADGDQRGKLGGLEAWQWMLGVMVIPALLYGLLSFIIPESPRFLISAGRHSEAKKVLGEVEGTSIDLDARVDEIERGLHREHKPSFKDLLGKVGFLPIVWIGIGLSVFQQLVGINVIFYYSNQLWQSIGKDPSSSFLYSFETSIVNIIGTVIAMIFVDRIGRKPLAIIGSAGMAAALFTMAWAFSYKTGSGDTVSLPNAQGLTAIIAANAFVLFFALSWGVVVWVLLGEIFPNRIRAAALGVAASAQWLANFAITKTFPSMSEWSLTGSYIIYGAFAAVSIPFVMKFVKETKGKALEEMG encoded by the coding sequence GTGACCAGCACATCGCAGGCGCCCCAGTCCGGAGCCAGAGAGGCCCACCCGGACCATCTCGGCCATGTCATCTTCATTACGGCAGCCGCCGCGATGGGTGGCTTCCTCTTCGGCTACGACAGTTCGGTGATCAATGGCGCGACCGTCGCCATCCAGCACCGTTTCGACGTCGACGCCAACATGCTCGGCTGGATCATCGCCACCGCGCTCCTCGGCTGCGCGGTCGGCGCCGCCGTGGCCGGACGCATCGCCGACCGCATCGGCCGCATCCGCTGCATGCAGATCGCCGCCGTCCTCTTCGCGGCCAGCGCCGTCGGTTCGGCCCTGCCCTTCGCGGCCTGGGACCTCACGGTGTGGCGCCTCATCGGCGGCATCGGCATCGGCATGGCCTCGGTGATCGGCCCGGCCTACATCGCCGAGGTCGCGCCGCCCGCCTACCGCGGCCGCCTCGCCTCGTTCCAGCAGGCCGCGATCGTCATCGGCATCGCCGTCTCCCAGCTGGTCAACTGGGGCATCCTGAACATGGCCGACGGCGACCAGCGCGGCAAGCTCGGCGGGCTCGAGGCCTGGCAGTGGATGCTCGGCGTCATGGTCATCCCGGCCCTGCTCTACGGACTGCTGTCCTTCATCATCCCCGAGTCCCCGCGCTTCCTGATCTCGGCGGGCCGGCACTCCGAGGCCAAGAAGGTGCTCGGCGAGGTCGAGGGCACCTCCATCGACCTGGACGCGCGCGTCGACGAGATCGAGCGGGGCCTGCACCGCGAGCACAAGCCGTCCTTCAAGGACCTGCTCGGCAAGGTCGGCTTCCTGCCGATCGTGTGGATCGGCATCGGGCTCTCGGTCTTCCAGCAGCTCGTCGGCATCAACGTGATCTTCTACTACTCGAACCAGCTGTGGCAGTCGATCGGCAAGGACCCGTCCAGCTCGTTCCTGTACTCGTTCGAGACGTCGATCGTGAACATCATCGGTACGGTCATCGCGATGATCTTCGTCGACCGCATCGGCCGCAAGCCGCTGGCCATCATCGGCTCCGCGGGCATGGCGGCGGCCCTGTTCACCATGGCGTGGGCGTTCTCGTACAAGACCGGCTCCGGTGACACCGTCTCGCTGCCGAACGCGCAGGGCCTGACCGCGATCATCGCCGCCAACGCGTTCGTGCTCTTCTTCGCCCTGTCCTGGGGTGTGGTCGTCTGGGTGCTGCTCGGCGAAATCTTCCCGAACCGGATCCGCGCCGCCGCGCTCGGTGTGGCCGCCTCCGCCCAGTGGCTCGCCAACTTCGCGATCACCAAGACCTTCCCGAGCATGTCCGAGTGGTCCCTGACCGGCTCGTACATCATCTACGGCGCGTTCGCCGCCGTCTCGATCCCCTTCGTCATGAAGTTCGTCAAGGAGACGAAGGGCAAAGCCCTGGAGGAGATGGGCTAA
- a CDS encoding acylphosphatase: MNEDVRLTAWVRGRVQAVGFRWFTRAKALEIGGLSGFALNLEDGRVQVVAEGPRVGCQKLLDWLRDGDTPGRVDGVTEIWDTPRGIYETFAIR, encoded by the coding sequence ATGAACGAAGACGTACGACTCACCGCCTGGGTGCGCGGACGCGTGCAGGCCGTGGGATTCCGCTGGTTCACGCGGGCCAAGGCTCTGGAGATCGGCGGGCTGAGTGGTTTTGCTCTCAATCTGGAGGACGGCCGCGTCCAGGTCGTCGCCGAAGGCCCCCGGGTCGGCTGCCAGAAGTTGCTCGACTGGCTCCGGGACGGCGACACACCCGGCCGGGTCGACGGAGTCACCGAGATCTGGGACACACCGCGTGGCATATACGAGACCTTCGCCATTCGCTGA
- a CDS encoding purine-cytosine permease family protein, with product MSTTAETEGALESALETRGLEPVPDSERTGRTRELFPTWVAANISVLLLTMGAGLIVSNGLNIWQVLVVALVSPLLSYGMVGLISIAGKRGGSPGMTLSRAVFGQRGNLFPGALIWVARWGWETINAVTGAYAIITVLNICFGVESSTWLTVVTLVAFVACTFLISGLGRKILHICSTWSTYAFGAFSVLVLIYLIAETDWSAVFDKPAGSTAMMVAGVGTIAAGGISWVPTGPDFTRYLPRTASNKPLIGHAIGGAGIVVVPMVLMGAVMAVSDPKLSSAQDPVSFLGELLPMWIAVPYLLMALIGMLLINSMSMYSAGFTAMTLGIKVPRAWAVSVNAIISLIFGYILMNVATSFMGSFISFLTLLAVAFSAWIGVFGVDMLRRRTYDGEALMDTKRTSAYWYKAGFAWQAMTAWAIALVVGLLFTKVDWFSGPLATSWIGRHGLGWLTTIVIAAVLYAVLPKTPLPETTASGKGNGETELVSA from the coding sequence ATGAGCACCACCGCCGAAACCGAAGGCGCCCTCGAGAGCGCCCTCGAGACACGGGGCCTCGAGCCCGTCCCGGACAGCGAGCGCACGGGCCGTACCCGTGAGCTCTTCCCCACCTGGGTAGCGGCCAACATCAGCGTCCTGCTGCTCACCATGGGCGCGGGCCTGATCGTCTCCAACGGCCTGAACATCTGGCAGGTCCTGGTCGTCGCCCTCGTCTCGCCCCTGCTGAGCTACGGAATGGTGGGGTTGATCTCCATCGCCGGCAAGCGCGGCGGCTCCCCGGGCATGACGCTCTCCCGCGCGGTCTTCGGCCAGCGCGGCAACCTCTTCCCGGGCGCCCTGATCTGGGTCGCCCGCTGGGGCTGGGAGACGATCAACGCGGTCACGGGCGCGTACGCGATCATCACCGTCCTGAACATCTGCTTCGGCGTCGAGTCGAGCACCTGGCTCACCGTCGTCACGCTGGTCGCCTTCGTCGCCTGCACGTTCCTGATCAGCGGCCTCGGCCGCAAGATCCTGCACATCTGCAGCACCTGGTCGACGTACGCCTTCGGCGCGTTCAGCGTGCTCGTGCTGATCTACCTCATCGCCGAGACCGACTGGTCGGCCGTCTTCGACAAGCCCGCGGGCTCCACCGCGATGATGGTCGCGGGCGTCGGCACCATCGCCGCCGGCGGCATCAGCTGGGTCCCCACCGGCCCCGACTTCACCCGCTACCTGCCGCGCACGGCCTCCAACAAGCCGCTGATCGGCCACGCCATCGGCGGCGCAGGCATCGTCGTCGTCCCGATGGTCCTGATGGGCGCGGTCATGGCGGTCTCCGACCCGAAGCTGTCCTCGGCGCAGGACCCGGTCTCCTTCCTCGGTGAGCTGCTCCCGATGTGGATCGCGGTGCCGTACCTGCTGATGGCCCTGATCGGCATGCTGCTGATCAACTCGATGTCGATGTACTCCGCGGGCTTCACCGCCATGACGCTCGGCATCAAGGTCCCGCGCGCGTGGGCGGTCAGCGTGAACGCGATCATCAGCCTGATCTTCGGCTACATCCTGATGAACGTGGCGACGAGCTTCATGGGGTCGTTCATCTCCTTCCTCACCCTCCTCGCGGTCGCCTTCTCCGCCTGGATCGGCGTCTTCGGCGTCGACATGCTGCGCCGCAGGACGTACGACGGCGAGGCGCTGATGGACACCAAGCGCACCAGCGCCTACTGGTACAAGGCGGGCTTCGCCTGGCAGGCCATGACGGCGTGGGCGATCGCCCTGGTCGTGGGCCTGCTCTTCACCAAGGTGGACTGGTTCAGCGGACCGCTCGCCACGTCCTGGATCGGCCGCCACGGCCTCGGCTGGCTGACCACGATCGTCATCGCCGCCGTGCTGTACGCGGTCCTGCCGAAGACCCCGCTGCCCGAGACCACGGCCTCCGGCAAGGGCAACGGCGAGACCGAGCTGGTCTCCGCCTGA
- the smc gene encoding chromosome segregation protein SMC has product MHLKALTLRGFKSFASATTLKFEPGITCVVGPNGSGKSNVVDALSWVMGEQGAKSLRGGKMEDVIFAGTTGRPPLGRAEVSLTIDNSDGALPIEYAEVTITRIMFRNGGSEYQINGDTCRLLDIQELLSDSGIGREMHVIVGQGQLDGVLHADPMGRRAFIEEAAGVLKHRKRKEKALRKLDAMQANLARVQDLTDELRRQLKPLGRQAAVARRAAVIQADLRDARLRLLADDLVRMREALNAEVADEAALKERKESAEAELKAALQREAQLEEEVRRLTPRLQRAQQTWYELSQLAERVRGTVSLADARVKSATAAPPEERRGRDPEDMEREAARIREQEAELEAALEAAEHALDDTVAHRSDLEQQLAVEERRLKDVARAIADRREGLARLHGQVNAARSRAASAQAEIDRLAVARDEAAERAVVAQEAYETLKAEVDGLDADDAELGERHDAVKRELADAEAALTAAREAATAAERKRAAVAARHEALALGLRRKDGTGALLAAKEQLTGLLGPVAALLTVAPGHEVAVAAALGAAADAVAVSGPSTAAEAIRLLRKQDAGRAALLLGGAPDDTAASDEAQERPGGPPCAADLVRGPDELMPGVRRLLRGIVAVGTLEDAEDLVYAHPGLTAVTAEGDLLGAHFAQGGSAGAPSLLEVQASVDEAAEELERLAAQCEELASAQQRAGERRKECAALVEELGERRRAADREKSSVAQQLGALAGQARGAAGEAERSTAAAAKAQDALDKAVEEAEELAERLAVAEEASRGGEDEEPDTSVRDRLAADGANARQTEMEARLQARTHEERVKALAGRADSLDRAARAEREARARAEQRKARLRHEAAVAEAVASGGRQLLAHVEVSLVRADDERTAAERAKEVRERDLLAARGRGRDLKAELDKLTDSVHRGEVLGAEKRLRIEQLETKALEELGVEPAGLVADYGPDQPVPPSPAAEGEELPDDPGHPRNLPVPFVRGEQEKRLRSAERAYQQLGKVNPLALEEFAALEERHKFLSEQLEDLKKTRSDLLQVVKEVDERVEQVFTEAYYDTAREFEGVFSRLFPGGEGRLILTDPDNMLATGVDVEARPPGKKVKRLSLLSGGERSLTAVALLVSIFKARPSPFYVMDEVEAALDDTNLQRLIRIMQELQEASQLIVITHQKRTMEVADALYGVSMQGDGVSKVISQRLR; this is encoded by the coding sequence GTGCATCTCAAGGCCCTGACCCTGCGCGGCTTCAAGTCCTTCGCGTCGGCGACGACACTGAAGTTCGAGCCGGGCATCACCTGCGTCGTCGGACCCAACGGCTCCGGCAAGTCCAACGTCGTGGACGCGCTGAGCTGGGTCATGGGGGAGCAGGGCGCCAAATCCCTGCGCGGCGGCAAGATGGAGGACGTCATCTTCGCCGGCACCACCGGGCGGCCCCCGCTCGGCCGCGCCGAGGTCTCCCTCACCATCGACAACTCCGACGGCGCGCTGCCCATCGAGTACGCCGAAGTCACCATCACGCGGATCATGTTCCGCAACGGCGGCAGCGAGTACCAGATCAACGGCGACACCTGCCGCCTCCTCGACATCCAGGAGCTGCTCTCCGACTCCGGCATCGGCCGCGAGATGCACGTCATCGTCGGGCAGGGACAGCTCGACGGTGTGCTGCACGCCGACCCGATGGGGCGCCGCGCGTTCATCGAGGAGGCCGCGGGCGTCCTCAAGCACCGCAAGCGCAAAGAGAAGGCGCTGCGCAAGCTCGACGCCATGCAGGCCAACCTCGCCCGCGTCCAGGACCTCACCGACGAGCTGCGACGCCAGCTCAAGCCGCTGGGCCGGCAGGCCGCCGTCGCCCGCAGGGCCGCCGTCATCCAGGCCGATCTGCGCGACGCCCGCCTGCGCCTGCTCGCCGACGACCTCGTCCGCATGCGCGAGGCACTGAACGCCGAGGTCGCCGACGAAGCCGCGCTCAAGGAGCGCAAGGAGAGCGCCGAGGCCGAGCTGAAGGCCGCCCTCCAGCGCGAGGCCCAGCTCGAAGAGGAGGTGCGGCGCCTCACCCCGAGGCTGCAACGCGCCCAGCAGACCTGGTACGAACTGTCGCAGCTGGCCGAGCGGGTGCGCGGCACCGTCTCGCTGGCCGACGCCCGGGTCAAGAGCGCCACCGCCGCACCGCCCGAGGAGCGGCGCGGCCGCGACCCCGAGGACATGGAGCGCGAGGCCGCCCGCATCCGCGAACAGGAGGCCGAGCTCGAAGCCGCGCTGGAGGCCGCCGAACACGCCCTGGACGACACCGTCGCTCACCGCTCCGACCTCGAACAGCAGCTGGCCGTCGAGGAGCGCAGACTCAAGGACGTGGCGCGGGCCATCGCCGACCGCCGCGAGGGGCTGGCCCGGCTGCACGGGCAGGTCAACGCGGCCCGGTCGCGGGCGGCGTCCGCGCAGGCCGAGATCGACCGGCTCGCCGTCGCACGCGACGAGGCCGCGGAGCGCGCTGTCGTGGCGCAGGAGGCGTACGAGACGCTGAAGGCCGAGGTCGACGGGCTCGACGCGGACGACGCCGAGCTCGGCGAGCGGCACGACGCGGTGAAGCGGGAGCTCGCCGACGCCGAGGCCGCGCTCACCGCCGCCCGCGAGGCCGCCACGGCCGCCGAACGCAAGCGGGCCGCGGTCGCCGCCCGGCACGAGGCGCTCGCGCTCGGCCTGCGCCGCAAGGACGGCACCGGAGCGCTGCTCGCCGCCAAGGAACAGCTCACCGGGCTGCTCGGCCCGGTCGCCGCCCTGCTCACCGTCGCTCCCGGCCACGAGGTGGCCGTCGCCGCCGCGCTCGGCGCCGCGGCCGACGCCGTGGCCGTCAGCGGCCCGAGCACCGCAGCCGAAGCCATCCGGCTGCTGCGCAAGCAGGACGCGGGGCGTGCCGCGCTGCTGCTCGGCGGCGCTCCCGACGACACCGCCGCTTCCGACGAGGCGCAGGAACGTCCCGGCGGGCCGCCGTGCGCCGCCGACCTCGTGCGGGGGCCCGACGAACTGATGCCCGGGGTGCGGCGGCTGCTGCGCGGGATCGTCGCCGTCGGCACGCTGGAGGACGCCGAGGACCTGGTCTACGCGCACCCCGGGCTGACCGCTGTCACCGCCGAGGGAGACCTGCTCGGCGCGCACTTCGCGCAGGGCGGCTCCGCGGGGGCGCCGAGCCTGCTCGAAGTACAGGCGTCCGTCGACGAGGCCGCCGAGGAGCTGGAGCGACTCGCCGCGCAGTGCGAGGAGTTGGCGTCGGCGCAGCAGCGTGCGGGGGAGCGGCGCAAGGAATGCGCCGCCCTCGTCGAGGAGTTGGGGGAGCGGCGCCGGGCCGCCGACCGGGAGAAGTCATCCGTGGCGCAGCAGTTGGGCGCGCTCGCCGGACAGGCGCGGGGCGCCGCGGGCGAGGCCGAGCGCAGCACCGCCGCGGCGGCCAAGGCGCAGGACGCCCTGGACAAGGCGGTCGAGGAGGCCGAGGAGCTGGCCGAGCGGCTCGCCGTCGCCGAGGAGGCGTCCCGGGGCGGCGAGGACGAGGAGCCCGACACCTCCGTACGCGACCGGCTCGCCGCCGACGGGGCCAACGCCCGGCAGACCGAGATGGAGGCCAGGCTCCAGGCGCGTACGCACGAGGAGCGGGTGAAGGCCCTCGCGGGCCGCGCCGACTCCCTCGACCGGGCCGCCCGCGCCGAACGCGAGGCACGCGCGCGTGCCGAGCAGCGCAAGGCGCGGCTGCGCCACGAGGCGGCGGTCGCCGAGGCCGTCGCGTCCGGCGGGCGTCAGCTGCTCGCCCACGTCGAGGTCTCGCTCGTACGGGCGGACGACGAGCGCACCGCGGCCGAGCGCGCCAAGGAGGTGCGGGAGCGGGATCTGCTCGCCGCGCGGGGCCGGGGCCGCGATCTCAAGGCCGAGCTCGACAAATTGACTGATTCAGTTCATCGGGGCGAGGTACTAGGAGCCGAGAAGAGGCTGCGGATCGAGCAGCTGGAGACCAAGGCACTGGAGGAGCTCGGTGTGGAGCCGGCGGGACTCGTGGCCGACTACGGCCCCGATCAGCCCGTGCCGCCCTCGCCCGCCGCCGAGGGCGAGGAGCTGCCCGACGATCCGGGGCATCCGCGCAATCTGCCGGTGCCGTTCGTCAGGGGAGAGCAGGAGAAGCGGCTCAGGTCCGCCGAACGGGCGTATCAGCAGCTCGGGAAGGTGAACCCGCTGGCCCTTGAGGAGTTCGCGGCGCTGGAGGAGCGCCACAAGTTCCTCAGCGAGCAGCTCGAAGACCTGAAGAAGACGCGGAGCGACCTCCTGCAGGTGGTGAAGGAGGTCGACGAACGCGTCGAGCAGGTCTTCACCGAGGCCTACTACGACACGGCCCGGGAGTTCGAGGGCGTCTTCTCGCGGCTGTTCCCCGGCGGTGAGGGCCGGCTGATCCTGACCGATCCCGACAACATGCTCGCCACCGGCGTGGACGTCGAGGCCCGGCCGCCCGGCAAGAAGGTCAAGAGGCTCTCGCTGCTGTCCGGCGGCGAACGGTCGCTGACCGCCGTCGCGCTGCTCGTCTCGATCTTCAAGGCGCGGCCCAGCCCGTTCTACGTGATGGACGAGGTCGAGGCGGCGCTCGACGACACCAACCTGCAGCGGCTCATCCGCATCATGCAGGAGCTGCAGGAGGCCTCGCAGCTCATCGTGATCACGCACCAGAAGCGCACGATGGAGGTCGCGGACGCGCTGTACGGCGTCTCGATGCAGGGCGACGGTGTCTCGAAGGTCATCAGCCAGCGGCTCCGTTAA
- a CDS encoding CAP domain-containing protein, translating into MGRHRRSGAGRAAATPENHPGAVTHRRKGRATTPVRTGLLGVSAAVAMGAVAVAAGVLPGSDGYRLGGGGDPGEVRSAAVPTEVDTQGGKSADAGRGEPSPSRGTGRSEAPKPAPSKADPKPSKTPSEKPSSQAPKRDADNGGKPKPAPSRTPEEKPKAPPARSESSSDESTAEAAVLTLVNQERAKVGCRPVRADDRLAALAGDFSSDMAERDFFDHTDPDGATPWDRAEKAGISDLGGENIARGQADAQSVMDAWMNSTGHRANILNCDYKTLGVGAHFAPGGPWWTQDFGF; encoded by the coding sequence ATGGGACGCCACCGACGCTCCGGCGCCGGCCGCGCCGCCGCCACCCCTGAGAACCACCCGGGAGCGGTGACGCACCGCCGCAAGGGCCGCGCCACCACCCCGGTCCGCACGGGTCTGCTCGGCGTCTCCGCCGCCGTCGCGATGGGTGCCGTCGCGGTCGCCGCGGGCGTGCTCCCGGGCAGTGACGGCTACCGGCTGGGCGGCGGGGGCGACCCGGGCGAGGTACGCTCCGCGGCCGTCCCCACCGAGGTGGACACCCAGGGCGGCAAGAGCGCCGACGCGGGTCGCGGCGAGCCGTCGCCGAGCCGCGGCACCGGCCGCTCCGAAGCGCCGAAGCCCGCTCCCTCCAAGGCCGACCCGAAGCCGTCGAAGACGCCGTCCGAGAAGCCGTCGTCCCAGGCGCCGAAGCGGGACGCCGACAACGGCGGCAAGCCGAAGCCCGCTCCGTCCCGTACGCCCGAGGAGAAGCCGAAGGCTCCCCCGGCGCGCTCCGAGTCGTCCTCCGACGAGAGCACGGCGGAGGCCGCGGTCCTCACCCTGGTCAACCAGGAGCGGGCCAAGGTGGGCTGCCGGCCGGTGCGGGCCGACGACCGGCTCGCCGCGCTGGCGGGCGACTTCAGCTCGGACATGGCCGAGCGCGACTTCTTCGACCACACCGACCCGGACGGCGCGACGCCGTGGGACCGCGCCGAGAAGGCCGGGATATCGGATCTGGGCGGCGAGAACATCGCCCGCGGCCAGGCCGACGCGCAGTCGGTCATGGACGCCTGGATGAACAGCACGGGCCACCGCGCCAACATCCTCAACTGCGACTACAAGACCCTCGGCGTCGGAGCGCACTTCGCGCCGGGCGGCCCGTGGTGGACGCAGGACTTCGGCTTCTGA
- a CDS encoding winged helix-turn-helix transcriptional regulator — MQPTVGMDPNDLAYDVFSRQCPSRGTLEHITGRWGGLTLGALHEGTFRFNELRRRVDGVSEKMLSQTLHALERDGLVHRDAQPTNPPRVDYALTPLGREVAERLLALIRFVESRQDDVVRAQECYDATRGGR; from the coding sequence ATGCAACCGACCGTCGGCATGGATCCGAACGACCTGGCGTACGACGTGTTCTCCCGCCAGTGCCCCTCGCGGGGCACCCTGGAGCACATCACCGGTCGCTGGGGCGGGCTCACGCTGGGAGCGCTGCACGAGGGCACGTTCCGCTTCAACGAACTGCGCCGCCGGGTCGACGGCGTGAGCGAGAAGATGCTCTCCCAGACCTTGCACGCGCTGGAGCGCGACGGTCTGGTGCACCGCGACGCGCAGCCCACCAACCCGCCGCGCGTGGACTACGCGCTCACCCCGCTGGGGCGGGAGGTCGCCGAACGCCTGCTGGCCCTCATCCGTTTCGTGGAGAGCCGGCAGGACGACGTGGTGCGCGCCCAGGAGTGTTACGACGCGACGCGCGGCGGCCGCTGA
- a CDS encoding LLM class flavin-dependent oxidoreductase, which translates to MPTTVVRFNLVDPAATPASLSERYRAALEMATYADDRGISTIQTEEHHGAENNWISSPFTFAGAVFGATRRIAVTVSAIIGPLHDPLRLAEDIAVLDLLSAGRLVTVAGIGYRPEEYEQSGVDWKSRGKLQDELLETLLAAWTGEPFTFRGRTVRITPRPFTRPHPLLLVGGSSKAAARRAARLGLPFFPSAHLPDLEAYYQEQLTEHGTEGWTMMPAAETPLLHVADDPDLTWAKHGEHFLHEARTYASWQNKDIRSAVKSTATTVEELRAEGVYRVLTPDQCVEYAKSGADSLILHPLSGGMPIDEGWRSLHHFCENVLPRLKDK; encoded by the coding sequence ATGCCCACCACAGTCGTACGGTTCAACCTCGTCGATCCCGCCGCCACACCCGCCTCGTTGAGCGAGCGCTACCGCGCCGCCCTGGAGATGGCCACGTACGCGGACGACCGCGGCATCTCCACCATCCAGACCGAGGAGCACCACGGCGCGGAGAACAACTGGATCTCCTCGCCCTTCACGTTCGCGGGCGCGGTGTTCGGCGCGACCCGGCGCATCGCGGTGACGGTGTCCGCGATCATCGGCCCGCTGCACGACCCGCTGCGGCTCGCCGAGGACATCGCCGTGCTCGACCTGCTGAGCGCGGGACGCCTGGTCACGGTGGCGGGCATCGGCTATCGGCCCGAGGAGTACGAGCAGTCGGGCGTCGACTGGAAGAGCCGCGGCAAACTCCAGGACGAGCTCCTGGAGACGCTGCTCGCGGCCTGGACGGGCGAGCCCTTCACCTTCCGCGGCCGCACCGTGCGCATCACACCGCGCCCCTTCACCCGCCCGCACCCGCTGCTGCTCGTCGGCGGCTCCTCGAAGGCGGCGGCCCGGCGCGCGGCCCGGCTCGGCCTGCCGTTCTTCCCCAGCGCCCACCTGCCCGACCTCGAGGCGTACTACCAGGAGCAGCTCACGGAGCACGGCACGGAGGGCTGGACGATGATGCCCGCCGCCGAGACCCCGCTGCTGCACGTCGCCGACGACCCGGACCTGACCTGGGCCAAGCACGGCGAACACTTCCTGCACGAGGCGCGCACGTACGCCTCCTGGCAGAACAAGGACATCCGCTCGGCGGTGAAGTCGACGGCCACGACGGTGGAGGAGCTGCGCGCCGAGGGCGTGTACCGCGTCCTGACACCCGATCAGTGCGTGGAGTACGCGAAGAGCGGCGCGGACAGCCTCATCCTGCACCCGCTCTCCGGCGGCATGCCGATCGACGAGGGCTGGCGCAGCCTGCACCACTTCTGCGAAAACGTACTGCCCCGGCTGAAGGACAAGTGA